ATCACGGTCTCCGCGTAGCCCCGCTCGCCGGCGCTGCCCGCACGTTCAGGCGAGGTCGATCTCGCCGCGGAACACGAGCTGAGCAGGGCCGGACAGTGCCACGTGCTCGCCGTCCTCGGCGGGGAACATGCGCACCCCGAGCGTACCGCCGGGCACGTCGACCCGCCACTGGTGCGGCGCACGCTCCCCCGCCCAATGGCGCACTGCCAGAGCGGAAGCCACCGCTCCGGTCCCGCAGCTGAGAGTCTCGCCCGAGCCGCGCTCGTGCACACGCATCCGCACATGCCCCACGCCGTCGCGCACCAGGGGCTCGCCCGGCACCACGAATTCGATGTTCGCACCCTCACTCGGTGCCGGGTCGAGGATCGGTGTGGGGTTCAGGTCGAGCCCGGCGAGCTCCTCCTCGGAGGCCAGTGCCACGACGATGTGCGGATTGCCGACGTCGATGCCGAGGCCGGGACGCGCCACAGAGAGACCTGCGGCACGGGCCAGCGGTTCGCCGCCCGCCAGACGCCAGCGCCCGAGGTCCACTTGATAGCCGGTCTCGCTGCGCATCACGTCGCGTACGCCGGCGCGCGTGCCGATCGGCAGCGTCGACCCTGCCTCCAGGTCGGCGAGGCCGGAGCGCAGCAGGTAGTGCACGAACACTCGGATGCCGTTGCCGCACATCTCCGAGACAGACCCGTCGGCGTTGCGGTAGTCCATGAACCACTCGGCCTCCGGCTCCTCGGCGAGAGCTGCCGCTCCGTCCGGAATCGCCGACGAGCGCACCACGCGCAGCACGCCGTCGGCGCCGATGCCGAAGTTGCGATCGCACAGCGCCTGTACGCGCTGCGGAGTCAGATCGAGCGCGCCGTCCGCATCTTCGATGATGACGAAGTCGTTTCCGGTTCCGTGCCCCTTGGTGAATGCGACCATGGGACAAGTCTATTGAGCGCGGAGCACCCGGTAGCGCCCGCAGAGGAACGCCCTGTTGCGCGCGACGTCCACGAGCTCGAGGTCCAGCTTGCGCGGCAGCACCGGAGCACCGGATCCCAGCGTGACGGGCGCGTACTGGATCCACACCTCGTCGACGAGCCCGGCATCGGCGAACTGGCCGACGAGTTCCCCTCCCCGACGATCCAGAGATCCTTGTCGCCGGCGACGGCGGACATCTCGGCGTGCACCTTGCGCACATCGTCGCGGGTGAGCCGGATGTCCGCACCGTCGGGAAGGTTCAGCCTGCGGTGCGAGAACACCCAGGCGGGAAGCGTGTAGCTCCAGCCGTCCTCGTCATGCTCCAGGATCCACTCATAGGTGTGCGCTCCCATCGCCATCGCCCCCAGGCCAGCGCGAAAGCCGGAGTAGGCCATCGGCCCGTCCTCGTCGATGTCCTGTGTGAGCAGCCAGTCCAGTGAATGATCCGCGGTCGCGATGAACCCGTCCAGGCTGGAGGCGGTGTAGTAATGGGTGGTCATCGTCCCATCGTGCCGAGTGCCTCCGACACCATCAAGGGCATCCTGCGTCGGCGAGGATGCGAGCGGCATCCGCCGACCCGGAATCGACCCACTCGATGTCGGGATAGCGCTTGAACCAGGAGACCTGACGCCGCGCGTAGCGCCGGGTGAGCGCCTGGGTCGCGGCGATGGCCTCCTGCTCCGTGCATTCGCCGCGCAGTTGGGCGAGCGCCTGTGCGTATCCGATCGCCCTGGACGCGGTCACGCCCCGCTCCAGGCCTTCCGGGCGCAGGCGGGAGACCTCATCGAGCATGCCCGTCTGCCACATCCGTTCGACCCGGCTGTCGAGTCGTTCCACAAGCTCCGCCCGATCGACCTGCATTCCGATGATCCGGGTGTCCGGATGCCAGAGCACGGGCTTCTCGGGCAGCGCTGCTCCGTGCGTGGCGCCGCCCTGCTCCAGCACCTCGAGCGCTCTGACGATGCGACGACCGTTCTTCGGGTCGATCCGGGCCGCGGTGACGGGGTCCCTCTCACGCAGACGCGCGAACAGCGCACCGCTCCCCTGCGCGGAGAGCTCGGCTTCCAGACGTGCCCGCACGACGGCGTCCCTGGGCGGGAACCGGAAATCGAAGAGGACGCTCGACACGTACAGTCCGGATCCTCCCACCAGGATCGCGTCTCCCCGGCGTGCGTGGATCTCCTGCACGGCGGAGCGGGCGAGCGGCTGATACCAGGCGACCGCTGCCTCCTCCGCGACGCCGCGCACGTCGAACAGATGATGCGGGATGCCGCGGCGCTCGTCAGCGGGCAGTTTGGCGGTGCCGATGTCCATGCCGCGATACAGCTGCATGGCATCCGCATTCACGATCTCGGCCGGGTTCCCCGGCCCCGCAGCGTCTGCGCCAGCTCGAGCGCGAACTCGGTCTTGCCCGTGCCCGTGGCGCCGACGACCGCCCACAGGAGCGGGCCGCGGATGCTGGCGGTCACACCCCGACGCGCAGGGTCGGCAGACCGAGCGACACCGCGCGTGGAGCACCGGCCTCACCGGCGGGTGCGGGGACACCGCAGCTGGCTGCCTGCGCGCGATCCCAGGCGTCGCCTCCACGCGTGCGCCGGATGCGAAGCGGCGCGCCGGTCGGGTCGTCCGCGAGCAGGTGGAACGGGGCGCCGTGGGTGATCCTCACCGTCACGACATCCCCCGGCCGGGGCAGCTCCGACCCCGGCGTCACTTCGAAATGCACCAGGCGGTTGTCTTCGGCGCGGCCGGTGAGGCGGTGCGTCTCGGCATCCTTCTTGCCTTCGCCGACCGATACCAGCACCTCGACCTCACGGCCGACCTGCTTCTGGTTCTCCTCCAGCGAGATGCGCTCCTGCAGTGCGATCAGCCGGTCGTAGCGCTCCTGCACGACGGCCTTGGGCACCTGGTTCTCCATGGTCGCGGCCGGAGTGCCCTCACGGATCGAGTACTGGAAGGTGAAAGCGCTCGCGAACCGGGACTGCTCGACCACGCGCATGGTGTCTTCGAAGTCCTCATCGGTCTCCCCGGGGAAGCCGACGATGATGTCGGTGGTGATCGCAGCGTGCGGGATGCGCTCGCGCACGCGGTCGAGGATGCCCAGGTAGCGCTCGCTGCGGTACGAGCGGCGCATGGCCTTGAGGATCCGGTCGCTGCCGGATTGCAGCGGCATGTGCAGCTGGGGCATGACGTTGGGGGTCTCGGCCATGGCCGCGATGACGTCATCGGTGAAGGCCGCCGGGTGGGGGCTGGTGAAGCGGATGCGTTCGAGGCCCTCGATCTCACCGGCCGCGCGCAGCAGCTTGCCGAACGCCTGACGGTCGCCGAACTCGACCCCGTAGGAGTTCACGTTCTGACCGAGCAGGGTCACCTCGATCGCGCCGTCCTCGACGAGCAGGCGGATCTCACTGAGGATGTCGCCGGGGCGGCGATCCTTCTCCTTGCCGCGCAGGCTGGGCACGATGCAGAACGTGCAGGTGTTGTTGCAGCCCACTGAGATCGACACCCAACCGCTGTGCGCGGAGTCGCGCTTGGTGGGAAGGGTCGAGGGGAAGACCTCGAGCGATTCGAGGATCTCCAGCTCGGCCTCGCCGTTGTGGCGCGCGCGCTCGAGCAGTCCGGGGAGGGAGCCCATGTTGTGCGTGCCGAAGACGACGTCGACCCAGGGCGCCTTGTCGAGGACCGCCTGCTGATCCATCTGCGCCAGGCATCCGCCGACGGCGATCTGCATCCCCTCGTGCTTGTCCTTGCGGGACTTCAGATGCCCCAGAGTGCCGTACAGCTTTCCGGCCGCGTTGTCGCGCACCGCGCAGGTGTTGATGATGACGATGTCGGCGTCCTCGCCGTCGTCCGCCCGCACATACCCGGCACTCTCCAGCGAGCCGGAGAGCCGCTCGGAGTCGTGCACGTTCATCTGGCAGCCGAAGGTGCGGACCTCGTAGGAGCGTCGGCGTCCGTCGGCATCGATCGCGGCCGGGGAGGGCGCGATGATCGTCGGTTCGGAGGAGAGAAGAGACATGATTCCGCCATTCTACGAGCTGTGGATGCGAAGGGCATCGAAGCAGACCGCTCGGCTCCGGCTCTTGATGCTGGCTGGTGCCGATCAGTCGGATTCCACGAAGCGCACTCCGCTGCGCCCGCTCCCCGCTTCGCTCAGCGCTGTGCGCGCCGCATTCATCGCGACGGACCCCGCATACCCGCGCCTCGCGAGCTGGCCAAGCAGGCGCCGCAGTGCGGTCTCGGGTTCGAGCCTGGTCATTGCGGGCGCCTTGCTGCGAGCGTACTCGAGGGCCCGATCGGCATCGTCGTCGGGCAGCTCCTCCAGAGCCTGCGTGATGATCTCCCGCGGGATCCCCCGTTGCGACAGCGCCCGCGACAGCGCGATCCTCCCCTGCCCCTTGCGTTCGACGCCCGAGGTGACCAGCAGCTGAGCGAGGGTGCGATCATCGAGGTAGCCACGGTGGACGAACTCGTCGATGATCTGCTCGATCGATTCGCGATCGGCCCTGCTCTCACGCAGCACGGAGCGCGCCTCGGACACCGACAGCTGCCGGCTGCGCAGCCTGCGCACCAGCACCTCCTCGGCGCGGCGGCGGGCCTCGTCCGGGTCCTCTGTCGCGTGATCCGGTGCCTCGTTCGTCACGTCCTCCGCGTGTGCGGTAGGCAGGGCGGTCACGCGTCCGCGGCTCTCCGACAGCGCGGAGCGCCAGAGCCCCTCGTCGCCGGTTCGACGCGGAAGATCCGGTCGGGTCTCCCCCGAGTCACGGTCGGCGCCGAAGATCGGGATGACGGGGGCGAGGTGCTCCTCGCCCCCGTTGCTGTGCCCCATGATCACGCCGGACGGCGCTCGGCGAGCTCGTCAGCCGGCGCCTCGGGAACAGCCTTCATGCCGATGCCCAGCTTCTGCTTGATCTGATCCTCGATCGCGAGGGCGATGTCCTCGTTCTTCAACAGGAAGGTGCGGGCGTTCTCCTTGCCCTGTCCCAGCTGATCGCCGTCGTAGGTGTACCAGGAGCCGGACTTCTTCACGATGCCGTGCTCGACGCCGAAGTCGATCAGGCTGCCCTCACGCGAGATTCCGACACCGTAGAGGATGTCGAACTCCGCCTGCTTGAACGGCGGGGCCATCTTGTTCTTGACGACCTTGACGCGAGTGCGGTTTCCGACTGCCTCGGCACCGTCCTTGAGCGTCTCGATGCGCCGGATGTCCAGGCGAACGGAGGCGTAGAACTTCAGCGCCTTTCCACCGGCGGTGGTCTCGGGCGAGCCGAAGAAGACACCGATCTTCTCACGCAGCTGGTTGATGAAGATCGCGGTGGTCCTGGTCTGGTTCAGACCGCCGGTCAGCTTGCGCAGCGCCTGCGACATCAGTCGAGCCTGCAGACCGACGTGCGAGTCGCCCATCTCGCCCTTGATCTCGGCCTCGGGGACCAATGCCGCGACCGAGTCGATGACGACCAGGTCGATCGCGCCGGATCGGATGAGCATGTCGGCGATCTCGAGCGCCTGCTCACCGGTGTCGGGCTGAGAGACCAGCAGCTGATCGATGTCGACGCCGAGCTTTCGCGCGTACTCGGGATCGAGTGCGTGCTCCGCATCGATGAATGCCGCGATGCCACCCGCCCGCTGAGCGTTGGCGATGGCGTGCAGCGTGAGCGTGGTCTTTCCAGACGACTCGGGGCCGTAGATCTCGATGATGCGGCCGCGCGGCAGACCTCCGATGCCCAGGGCGCTGTCCAGGGCGATCGATCCGGTCGGGATGACCTCGACGGGAGCACGCTCATCGCTGCCCAGTCGCATGATCGATCCCTTGCCGAACTGACGCTCGATGTGTGCGAGTGCGGAATCCAGGGCCTTCTCGCGGTCGTCGGTGGATGGCATGACGTGCTCCTCAGTGTCTCGAATGCTGCCGCCTGTAGGCTGTCGCGGCCGCTCCGGGATGGATCGACTCTGCGACAAGGCGCATGGCTGGTGCCACGTCATTCACGGTAGAAGCAACCACCGACATCGGCTCGGGATTGCCCCGTTCTGTGGAAAGAAATCACACCAGGACCACTTGTGCAGAACGATACGCGCACGTCGAACAGATCTTCGACGACACGCCGCGCGCGCCGATCGGAGATTCGTTCAGCGTCGGCGCGGCTCCAGGCGCCCCACCCCGTAACGGCGCTCTGCGGGCACGTCCGCCTCGTCGCACAGCGCGAGCCAGATGTCGCGTGGCGGCACTCCGGCCTCCAGCGCCTCCAGCGCCGTCGTTCCCAGCGCGCCGAGGATCAGGTCATGGGTGAGCGCCGTCGCCCGTCCGCCGAACTCGTCGTCGACTGCGCGCAGGAACTCACTGCGTCTCATTCGCGTCGAGAGCCGATCAGTGCAGCGACAGTTCGGGCTCGACCGAGGCGACCAGATCGTCGGGAACGACATCCGGGAAGCCGCCCAGACCTTCGAGGACCGAGATGCGGTCGCCGACTTCGCGCATGATCGTCGAGATGGGGATGTCCAGTGCATCGGCGACCGAGGCGAGGATCTCGCTGGAGGCCTCCTTCTGGCCGCGCTCCACCTCGCTGAGGTAGCCGAGCGCGACAGACGCCTTGCTCGCCACCTGGCGCAGCGTGCGCCCCTTCTGCAGGCGGAAGTCCCGCAGCACATCGCCGATCTCCTGTCTGACAAGGATCATCGGAACCTCCTCTCCTCTCCAGCGGTTGAATCGACATCCGAGTGGATCGCCAGTCTAACCCGACTGGCTGATGCTGAATCTACTGTTTCTCGCTGTGCTTCCGTTGTGAGGGGATTTCTCATGGTGTGTCGAATATTGAGCACACTCGTGTCAACCAGACCTTCGCATCCGCTATTCCCGCAGTGTCGCGAGAGCGAGCGCGAACGCCGCTGCGGTCGCCTGCGCGCGGATGTCCGCCCTCGACCCGGTGAAGACGTGCGACGCCGATCGTGTCCTGCCCGGAACTGCCACGCCGATGTGGACGGTACCGACCGGCTGGCCGTCGGGCGAGTCGGGGCCGGCGATCCCGGTGGTGGCGATCCCGGCATCCGCCGCCTGTCCGTCCACGGCCACCGCATGTCGCACACCCTCGGCCATCTGCACGGCCACCTCCGGATGCACGGGCCCGTGCGCGGCCAGCAGCGTGGCGTCCACGCCCAGCAGCGTGTGCTTGAGGGGCGTGGCGTAGGCGACGACCGCTCCCCGCAGCACGGCGGATGCGCCCGGCACCGACACGATCTCGGATGCCACAGCTCCCCCGGTGAGCGATTCCGCGACGCCGAGCGTCCAGCCCCGGTCGCGAAGCGCGGCGACCAGTCGGGCAGCCTCGCTCAGCGGCGCCGCGCCGGTCATGCCGGTTCCCTGCGACCGCGCAGCTGCGCGACGACGTAGTCGATCCCGCTGACGACCGTCAGCGCAAGAGCCGCGATCATCAGCCACAGGGTCACACCGGTCCAGACCGGCATCCCGAGCCACACGTGCAGGGGAAGCAGCGCCCAGCCGAGCGCGACCCCCTGCACGACGGTCTTGATCTTTCCCATCCAGGCCGCCGCCACGACCTGCTCGTGCACGATGATGAAGCGGTGGACGGTGATCCCCCATTCGCGGATCAGGATGACGATCACGATCCACCAGTGGACTTCGCCGAGGATCGCCAGTCCCAGGAATCCTGCACCCGTGAGCAGCTTGTCGGCGATCGGATCCCACAGCTTGCCGAAATCGCTGACGATGTCGTATCTGCGGGCGAGGTATCCGTCCACCCAATCCGTCGAGATCGCCAGCACGAACAGCGCGCCCGCCACCCAGCGCATCGCCAGGTCGTCGCCTCCGAACGCGCCCGCCAAGAGCAGCAGGACGAAGAAGACGATCGCGAGCGGGATGCGGGCGATCGTGATCGCGTTGGGCAGCTGCCTCGGAATCGCCATCAGTCGCGGCCCGTCAGGCCCCAGGCATCCTCGTCGCCGTCGTCCTCGCTCTCGACGACGGGGTAGCCCTGGAACTGCTGCTCGACAGGATCGTGCTGATGCGGGTCGTGCCCTGCCGCTGGCGCAGGGACTCCGTCGGCGGACGGCGCCGCGGAGGCAGCTGTGGGCGCCGGCGCATCGTCGCCGCGAAGCCGTGCCAGCACGGCGGGCAGCTGCTCATTGGTCACCAGCACGTCGCGGGCCTTCGATCCCTCGGACGGTCCGACGATCTCGCGCGACTCCAGCAGATCCATCAGGCGGCCGGCTTTGGCGAAGCCCACCCGCAGCTTGCGCTGCAGCATCGACGTCGAGCCGAACTGCGACGAGACGATCAGCTCCGCCGCCGCGAGCAGCAGCTCGAGGTCGTCGCCGATGTCCTCGTCGACCTCCTTCTTCTTCGCGGCGGCCTCCTGCACATCCGGACGGTACTCCGGCCTGGCCTGCTGTGTGACGTGCTTGACGACGGCGGCGATCTCGCTCTCGTCGACCCAGGCGCCCTGCAGGCGGAACGGCTTCGAGGAGCCCATCGGCGAGAACAGCGCATCGCCCTGGCCGATGAGCTTGTCGGCCCCCGGTGCGTCGAGGATGACGCGGCTGTCCGTCACGCTCGTGACGGCGAAGGCGAGCCGCGAGGGCACGTTGGCCTTGATCAGCCCGGTCACCACGTCGACGCTCGGGCGCTGCGTGGCCAGCACGAGGTGGATTCCGGAGGCGCGCGCCAGCTGGGTGATGCGCACGATGGAATCCTCGACGTCGCGCGGGGCGACCATCATCAGGTCGGCGAGCTCGTCGACGACCACCAGCAGGTACGGGTACGGCTTGAGCACCCGCTCGCTGCCCGCCGGCACCTCGATCTCACCGTTGCGCACGGCTCGGTTGAAGTCGTCGATGTGACGGAAGCCGAACGACGCGAGGTCGTCGTACCGCATGTCCATCTCCTTCACGACCCACTGCAGCGCCTCGGCCGCCTTCTTCGGGTTCGTGATGATGGGGGTGATCAGGTGCGGCACGCCCGCATAGCTGGTGAGCTCCACCCGCTTCGGGTCGATGAGCACCATCCGCACATCGGCAGGACGTGCGCGCATCAGCAGGCTCGTGATCATCGAGTTCACGAAGCTCGACTTGCCCGACCCGGTGGATCCGGCCACCAGCAGGTGCGGCATCTTGGCGAGGTTCGCCACCACGATCTTGCCGCCGACGTCCTTGCCGACGCCGATCGTCAGCGGATGGGTGCTCTTCTGCGCGGCGGGCGAGCGCAGCACGTCGCCGAGCGCCACGGTCTCCTTGTCGACGTTCGGGATCTCGATGCCGATCGCGCTCTTGCCGGGGATCGGCGAGAGGATGCGCACATCGTTGGAGGCCACGGCATAGGAGAAGTTGTTGCTCAGCTGGAGGATCTTCTCGACCTTGACTCCCAGGCCCACCTCGATCTCGTACTGCGTGACCGTCGGCCCGCGGGAGAAGCCGGTGACCTTGGCATCCACCTTGAACTGCTCGAGCACACTGGTGATCTGCGCGATCGTGTGATCGGTGGCGTCCGAGCGAGTGACCGGCGGCGGGCCCGCCTTGAGAACCATCGG
Above is a window of Microbacterium suwonense DNA encoding:
- the dapF gene encoding diaminopimelate epimerase, with the translated sequence MVAFTKGHGTGNDFVIIEDADGALDLTPQRVQALCDRNFGIGADGVLRVVRSSAIPDGAAALAEEPEAEWFMDYRNADGSVSEMCGNGIRVFVHYLLRSGLADLEAGSTLPIGTRAGVRDVMRSETGYQVDLGRWRLAGGEPLARAAGLSVARPGLGIDVGNPHIVVALASEEELAGLDLNPTPILDPAPSEGANIEFVVPGEPLVRDGVGHVRMRVHERGSGETLSCGTGAVASALAVRHWAGERAPHQWRVDVPGGTLGVRMFPAEDGEHVALSGPAQLVFRGEIDLA
- a CDS encoding dihydrofolate reductase family protein, whose protein sequence is MTTHYYTASSLDGFIATADHSLDWLLTQDIDEDGPMAYSGFRAGLGAMAMGAHTYEWILEHDEDGWSYTLPAWVFSHRRLNLPDGADIRLTRDDVRKVHAEMSAVAGDKDLWIVGEGNSSASSPMPGSSTRCGSSTRPSRWDPVLRCCRASWTSSSWTSRATGRSSAGATGCSALNRLVPWSHSPRGTEPETTSSSSKMRTARSI
- the miaB gene encoding tRNA (N6-isopentenyl adenosine(37)-C2)-methylthiotransferase MiaB encodes the protein MSLLSSEPTIIAPSPAAIDADGRRRSYEVRTFGCQMNVHDSERLSGSLESAGYVRADDGEDADIVIINTCAVRDNAAGKLYGTLGHLKSRKDKHEGMQIAVGGCLAQMDQQAVLDKAPWVDVVFGTHNMGSLPGLLERARHNGEAELEILESLEVFPSTLPTKRDSAHSGWVSISVGCNNTCTFCIVPSLRGKEKDRRPGDILSEIRLLVEDGAIEVTLLGQNVNSYGVEFGDRQAFGKLLRAAGEIEGLERIRFTSPHPAAFTDDVIAAMAETPNVMPQLHMPLQSGSDRILKAMRRSYRSERYLGILDRVRERIPHAAITTDIIVGFPGETDEDFEDTMRVVEQSRFASAFTFQYSIREGTPAATMENQVPKAVVQERYDRLIALQERISLEENQKQVGREVEVLVSVGEGKKDAETHRLTGRAEDNRLVHFEVTPGSELPRPGDVVTVRITHGAPFHLLADDPTGAPLRIRRTRGGDAWDRAQAASCGVPAPAGEAGAPRAVSLGLPTLRVGV
- a CDS encoding regulatory protein RecX, producing the protein MGHSNGGEEHLAPVIPIFGADRDSGETRPDLPRRTGDEGLWRSALSESRGRVTALPTAHAEDVTNEAPDHATEDPDEARRRAEEVLVRRLRSRQLSVSEARSVLRESRADRESIEQIIDEFVHRGYLDDRTLAQLLVTSGVERKGQGRIALSRALSQRGIPREIITQALEELPDDDADRALEYARSKAPAMTRLEPETALRRLLGQLARRGYAGSVAMNAARTALSEAGSGRSGVRFVESD
- the recA gene encoding recombinase RecA, whose product is MPSTDDREKALDSALAHIERQFGKGSIMRLGSDERAPVEVIPTGSIALDSALGIGGLPRGRIIEIYGPESSGKTTLTLHAIANAQRAGGIAAFIDAEHALDPEYARKLGVDIDQLLVSQPDTGEQALEIADMLIRSGAIDLVVIDSVAALVPEAEIKGEMGDSHVGLQARLMSQALRKLTGGLNQTRTTAIFINQLREKIGVFFGSPETTAGGKALKFYASVRLDIRRIETLKDGAEAVGNRTRVKVVKNKMAPPFKQAEFDILYGVGISREGSLIDFGVEHGIVKKSGSWYTYDGDQLGQGKENARTFLLKNEDIALAIEDQIKQKLGIGMKAVPEAPADELAERRPA
- a CDS encoding DUF3046 domain-containing protein, which codes for MRRSEFLRAVDDEFGGRATALTHDLILGALGTTALEALEAGVPPRDIWLALCDEADVPAERRYGVGRLEPRRR
- a CDS encoding helix-turn-helix domain-containing protein, with product MILVRQEIGDVLRDFRLQKGRTLRQVASKASVALGYLSEVERGQKEASSEILASVADALDIPISTIMREVGDRISVLEGLGGFPDVVPDDLVASVEPELSLH
- a CDS encoding CinA family protein, which encodes MTGAAPLSEAARLVAALRDRGWTLGVAESLTGGAVASEIVSVPGASAVLRGAVVAYATPLKHTLLGVDATLLAAHGPVHPEVAVQMAEGVRHAVAVDGQAADAGIATTGIAGPDSPDGQPVGTVHIGVAVPGRTRSASHVFTGSRADIRAQATAAAFALALATLRE
- the pgsA gene encoding CDP-diacylglycerol--glycerol-3-phosphate 3-phosphatidyltransferase — protein: MAIPRQLPNAITIARIPLAIVFFVLLLLAGAFGGDDLAMRWVAGALFVLAISTDWVDGYLARRYDIVSDFGKLWDPIADKLLTGAGFLGLAILGEVHWWIVIVILIREWGITVHRFIIVHEQVVAAAWMGKIKTVVQGVALGWALLPLHVWLGMPVWTGVTLWLMIAALALTVVSGIDYVVAQLRGRREPA